The following are encoded together in the Proteiniphilum saccharofermentans genome:
- the nrdG gene encoding anaerobic ribonucleoside-triphosphate reductase activating protein produces the protein MLKYVDYDIVFQEIPDEVTLAVNLSNCPYRCRGCHSPHLQQDIGKELNESALAGLLQSYEKAITCICFMGGDADTGELYRLADFVRKSRGGRIKTAWYSGSDRLPENSKDHFDFVKTGPYIETLGGLNKRTTNQRLYRIEDDNMIDITHRMHSAAHGTAQ, from the coding sequence ATGTTGAAATATGTCGATTATGATATTGTCTTTCAGGAAATCCCCGATGAAGTAACGTTGGCGGTCAACCTGTCGAATTGCCCCTACCGTTGTAGGGGATGCCACAGTCCACACCTGCAACAGGATATAGGGAAAGAGTTGAATGAATCTGCGCTTGCCGGACTGCTGCAGTCATACGAAAAGGCAATTACCTGTATATGTTTTATGGGAGGCGATGCCGATACCGGTGAATTATACCGGTTGGCGGATTTCGTCCGGAAAAGCCGGGGAGGAAGGATCAAAACGGCGTGGTATTCGGGAAGCGACAGGCTGCCGGAGAATTCAAAGGATCATTTTGATTTCGTAAAGACCGGCCCTTATATCGAAACGCTCGGAGGGTTAAATAAGAGGACTACCAACCAGCGGCTGTACCGGATCGAGGATGACAATATGATAGATATTACTCACCGGATGCATTCAGCCGCTCATGGTACAGCACAATAG
- a CDS encoding IS4 family transposase → MNQGKYIFAQLTDFLPRRVFDNIVSRHDGNKKVRSFTCWNQMLCMIFGQLTARDSMRDLMLSLEAHQSKYYHLGLGASVTRTNLGKANRNRSYKIFEDFAYVMMDKARQSHYREDFEVKVDGNVYAFDSSTIDLCLSVFWWAEFRKHKGGIKLHTLYDLKTSIPTFVLITSAKVNDMNAMDYLHYESGSFYIFDRGYVDFDRLYRVNESEAWFVTRAKKNFKFRRMYSREVDKSTGVQCDQIGKLEGFYQQKDYPGKLRRIKYHDVELGRTSFL, encoded by the coding sequence ATGAATCAAGGCAAATATATTTTCGCGCAGCTTACAGATTTTCTACCACGCAGGGTATTTGACAATATCGTATCCAGACACGATGGAAACAAGAAAGTCCGAAGTTTCACCTGCTGGAACCAGATGCTATGCATGATCTTTGGACAATTGACAGCCCGTGACAGTATGCGGGACTTGATGCTGAGCCTGGAAGCCCATCAATCCAAATATTACCATTTGGGACTGGGGGCAAGCGTAACCCGGACAAATCTGGGTAAAGCCAATCGTAACCGTAGCTATAAAATCTTTGAGGATTTTGCCTATGTGATGATGGACAAGGCCCGTCAAAGTCATTACAGGGAGGACTTCGAAGTCAAGGTGGACGGGAACGTCTATGCCTTTGACTCCTCCACCATCGACCTGTGCCTGAGTGTCTTCTGGTGGGCGGAGTTCCGCAAGCACAAGGGAGGCATCAAGTTGCATACATTGTATGACCTGAAGACTTCCATTCCGACTTTCGTGTTGATCACCAGCGCAAAGGTCAATGATATGAACGCGATGGATTATCTTCATTATGAATCCGGGAGCTTTTATATCTTCGACCGCGGATACGTGGACTTTGACAGGTTGTACCGGGTGAATGAATCCGAAGCCTGGTTTGTCACGCGGGCCAAGAAGAACTTCAAGTTCCGCAGGATGTATTCCCGGGAAGTTGACAAGTCGACGGGCGTGCAATGCGACCAGATCGGGAAACTGGAGGGATTCTACCAGCAAAAGGACTATCCCGGCAAACTGCGCAGAATCAAGTATCACGACGTGGAACTGGGCAGGACTTCGTTTTTATAA
- a CDS encoding PKD-like domain-containing protein, with product MIKTTGMKLLLLTLLSVFIISCSEDDPVIDLGAPVIKIEAENGEYKVKKGKSVLLSATVENAVKPIYSWKLDGKIISTEQEFEFGGEYAGEYFVNFRVDAENGYAEQQVKVSVLDKLPPEIDMPSMFIAYAGKDNELTAEVLYADEAHYVWKLNGMVVSEEKTYVFNEVSLGSQTLSLKVETEDGSDLKVFTITNLPVPEPELFFDDGHYRTVTNKDELRKMAVPVGKSLVLAPVICNIEDPGTFQWTVDGVTQSETSEFFTFTPSTERVYLITVTEQSTQAKAEVEVTCTKPEGTYFREKTETSKATAALAFDYVPAPGQFINYQIGSTKTRALNDLQNALNRGGAPYIGAYGGYWIVGFDHSVRNVEEKADLFIGGNAFAGWSEPGIVWVMQDVNGNGLPDDTWYELKGSETGKSETRQRYALTYYKPNKKKADVLWTDNFGGSNSVDYNGYHTQDYYFPMFIEEDYYTVVGTCLASSIDSSTGIVYARDFPWGYVDNYNTDPNRPSGHFWIEDAIQVDGSPANLTHIDFVKVHTGMAAKGNAVGEISTEPGCPTNLNF from the coding sequence ATGATCAAAACAACAGGAATGAAGCTGTTACTCCTTACACTTCTATCGGTTTTTATCATCTCTTGTTCAGAAGATGATCCCGTGATAGATCTCGGCGCCCCGGTCATTAAAATTGAGGCGGAAAACGGGGAGTATAAAGTAAAGAAAGGGAAATCGGTTCTCTTGTCCGCCACGGTGGAGAACGCTGTGAAACCCATCTATTCATGGAAATTGGATGGTAAAATCATCTCAACCGAGCAGGAGTTCGAATTCGGGGGTGAATATGCGGGCGAATATTTCGTTAATTTCCGTGTCGATGCAGAGAACGGATATGCCGAACAACAGGTGAAAGTGAGCGTACTCGACAAACTCCCTCCGGAGATCGATATGCCGTCCATGTTCATTGCTTATGCAGGGAAAGATAACGAACTTACAGCCGAGGTGCTGTATGCCGACGAAGCACACTATGTATGGAAGTTGAACGGTATGGTTGTATCGGAAGAAAAGACGTATGTGTTTAACGAAGTCTCACTGGGTTCCCAGACGCTTTCATTAAAAGTGGAGACCGAAGACGGCTCCGACCTGAAAGTATTCACCATCACAAACCTGCCTGTTCCCGAACCGGAATTGTTTTTTGATGACGGGCATTACCGGACGGTGACCAACAAAGATGAATTACGTAAGATGGCAGTCCCTGTCGGAAAAAGCCTCGTACTGGCCCCTGTTATTTGCAATATAGAAGATCCGGGAACATTCCAGTGGACGGTGGATGGGGTGACCCAATCCGAAACTTCGGAGTTTTTTACCTTTACTCCCTCAACCGAAAGGGTTTATCTTATTACGGTTACCGAGCAAAGCACACAGGCAAAAGCTGAGGTTGAAGTAACCTGTACAAAACCCGAAGGTACCTACTTCCGGGAAAAAACTGAAACCAGCAAAGCCACTGCGGCCCTGGCCTTCGATTATGTCCCTGCCCCCGGACAGTTTATTAACTACCAGATAGGATCAACAAAAACCCGTGCTTTAAATGATCTGCAAAATGCATTGAACAGAGGTGGCGCTCCTTATATCGGTGCTTACGGCGGTTATTGGATCGTCGGATTCGACCATAGTGTCAGGAATGTGGAAGAGAAAGCCGACCTGTTTATTGGTGGAAATGCTTTTGCCGGATGGAGTGAACCCGGAATTGTATGGGTGATGCAGGATGTAAACGGGAACGGGTTACCCGACGACACATGGTATGAACTGAAAGGCAGCGAGACAGGAAAATCTGAAACCCGTCAACGTTACGCGCTTACTTATTATAAGCCCAACAAGAAAAAAGCAGATGTATTGTGGACAGACAATTTCGGCGGTTCCAATTCGGTAGATTATAACGGGTACCATACGCAGGACTATTATTTCCCGATGTTTATCGAGGAGGATTATTATACGGTGGTGGGAACCTGTCTTGCTTCAAGTATTGATTCTTCCACAGGCATAGTCTATGCCAGGGATTTTCCCTGGGGATATGTGGATAACTACAATACCGATCCCAACCGCCCAAGCGGACATTTCTGGATCGAAGATGCAATCCAGGTCGACGGATCACCGGCAAACCTGACACACATCGACTTTGTGAAAGTACATACAGGCATGGCGGCCAAAGGCAATGCGGTTGGAGAGATATCTACCGAACCGGGATGTCCTACTAACTTGAATTTCTAA
- a CDS encoding DUF5018 domain-containing protein, translating to MNNINIKTIIISLFAGLFMIACDDDNSAFSGNDNNIVSFQLKQGEQTFYAAISEGNLVVTVPANLSLEGATATVTISELATISPDPSSITDWDNEQTFTVTSYNGNTQTYVYRVEHNAVSKDGDVVLLTQADVDAFAALGLSELNGSLTIGAVTGQDSIYSLEGLEKLKKVKYDLTINPTYAGDDLTGLENLELIGSLQIDQNKKLKTVTFPRLQAVMLGLIIKQSRVETIQFPELLKVDDEISFINLDSLLVMEFPKLKSVVNNVTFQAGWNTNKLKVIDFPALEKIGGKLDITNWKEVTETVFPKLSGVRELNIASLSKLVKIEFPSLEKIETRLNLSVTNDNITTIDFSSLIAIGGDFTMPGFPKITAADWIKSLAMVGGKLQISNNEATSLSDILPALADVGELTLNNLPNISELDLTKLKAGKLIFQGTSNPVKLIAGETCETEIALWYLTIKKLPDLSGIKHLKGLHISGCNNITTVELNEIESVQNDLIFEYGSNCMSYKMPALKEVGARFMFNNQFGIEFNFPLLEKVGSFSYYSQGQPTPVDLSFPSLTRSETYFVIQTSGNSSIVANISFPQLAYVGDYFQLTAFSNPENNYIKDLDTFSALTYIGGNVTIQAQKALTSFEGLKNALGKVLEGESTWTVRNNAYNPTIDDLKAGKWKQI from the coding sequence ATGAACAATATCAATATAAAAACAATCATCATATCGCTGTTTGCCGGTCTCTTTATGATTGCATGTGACGATGACAATAGCGCGTTCTCGGGTAATGATAATAATATAGTATCGTTCCAATTAAAACAGGGTGAGCAGACTTTCTATGCGGCCATCTCAGAAGGAAATCTGGTGGTAACCGTTCCCGCGAATTTATCGCTCGAAGGAGCAACAGCCACCGTCACCATCAGCGAACTGGCGACCATCTCTCCCGATCCGTCATCCATTACCGATTGGGACAATGAACAGACATTTACCGTTACATCCTACAACGGCAATACACAGACCTATGTCTATCGAGTCGAACACAATGCGGTTTCGAAAGATGGCGATGTGGTATTGCTTACACAAGCCGATGTCGATGCTTTTGCAGCACTCGGGCTCAGTGAATTGAACGGAAGCCTTACCATTGGTGCCGTTACAGGACAGGATTCCATCTACTCGCTGGAGGGACTGGAGAAACTTAAAAAAGTGAAATACGACCTTACAATTAATCCTACTTATGCCGGCGACGACCTCACCGGACTGGAAAATCTGGAGTTGATCGGATCGCTGCAAATAGACCAGAACAAGAAGCTGAAAACCGTGACGTTCCCCAGACTACAGGCCGTCATGCTGGGATTAATTATCAAACAGAGTAGAGTGGAAACAATACAGTTCCCCGAATTGCTTAAGGTGGATGATGAAATATCATTTATAAACCTGGATTCGCTTTTGGTAATGGAGTTCCCCAAACTGAAAAGTGTGGTGAATAATGTGACATTCCAAGCCGGTTGGAATACCAATAAGCTAAAAGTAATTGACTTTCCGGCATTGGAGAAAATCGGCGGAAAACTGGATATCACTAACTGGAAAGAAGTAACCGAAACTGTTTTCCCGAAACTGTCAGGTGTACGTGAATTGAATATAGCATCGCTTAGTAAACTGGTAAAGATTGAATTCCCTTCTCTTGAAAAGATTGAAACCAGGCTGAATCTTTCAGTGACGAACGACAATATCACTACCATTGATTTTTCCTCTTTAATTGCCATAGGAGGTGATTTCACTATGCCCGGTTTTCCGAAAATCACCGCTGCTGACTGGATAAAGTCGCTGGCTATGGTGGGTGGTAAGTTACAGATATCCAATAACGAAGCGACAAGCTTAAGTGATATTTTACCTGCGTTGGCAGATGTCGGGGAACTCACCCTGAATAACCTGCCGAACATATCGGAATTGGATTTAACTAAATTGAAAGCAGGAAAACTGATTTTTCAGGGAACATCGAATCCTGTAAAGCTCATAGCGGGTGAAACCTGTGAAACGGAGATTGCTCTCTGGTATCTGACAATCAAAAAACTCCCTGATCTTTCGGGTATAAAACACCTGAAAGGTTTACATATATCGGGATGCAATAACATTACAACTGTTGAATTGAATGAAATAGAAAGCGTACAAAACGATCTGATCTTCGAGTATGGTTCCAATTGCATGAGTTATAAAATGCCTGCATTAAAAGAGGTAGGTGCAAGATTTATGTTCAATAACCAGTTCGGAATAGAATTCAATTTTCCGTTATTGGAAAAAGTCGGGTCTTTTTCATACTATTCCCAGGGTCAACCAACTCCTGTCGATTTGTCATTTCCTTCGTTGACCCGATCCGAAACTTATTTTGTAATACAGACAAGTGGCAACAGCTCGATCGTGGCCAATATTTCGTTTCCTCAATTGGCTTATGTGGGTGATTATTTCCAGCTTACTGCTTTCTCCAATCCGGAAAATAATTATATCAAAGATCTGGATACATTTTCGGCGCTTACCTATATCGGAGGCAATGTGACAATACAAGCACAAAAAGCTCTGACATCCTTTGAAGGGCTCAAAAACGCTCTTGGAAAAGTATTAGAAGGGGAATCCACATGGACGGTCAGAAATAATGCTTACAATCCGACAATCGATGATCTCAAAGCAGGAAAATGGAAACAGATATAA
- a CDS encoding transposase — translation MDLTAVEIALLYKKRWMVELFFKWIKQHLKVKNFWGTTINAVKIQLYCAIIAYCLVALIGYELKVERPIYEILQILSISLLDKTPIREILTNCDYKNVKELDYKQLKINWI, via the coding sequence ATGGACTTGACGGCCGTCGAGATAGCGCTACTGTATAAAAAACGCTGGATGGTTGAGCTGTTCTTCAAATGGATAAAACAACACCTGAAAGTAAAAAACTTCTGGGGAACGACCATCAACGCCGTTAAAATCCAGTTATATTGTGCTATCATCGCTTACTGTCTGGTAGCCTTGATTGGTTACGAATTGAAAGTTGAGCGTCCAATCTACGAAATTCTGCAAATACTCAGTATCTCCCTACTGGACAAAACTCCTATAAGAGAGATACTTACGAATTGCGATTACAAAAATGTCAAAGAGCTCGATTATAAACAATTAAAAATCAACTGGATCTAA
- a CDS encoding TonB-dependent receptor, which translates to MRFFIIVRTGFIAAVLLVVNSVAAQDTDSITTYSLEELVVSARRIQMDVIPVQTLSGQLLENLSAHSVADALRYFSGVQLKDYGGIGGLKTVNVRSMGSQHVGVFYDGIEIDNPQNGVVDLGRYSLDNIEAVSLYNGQKSAIFQPAKDYASASSIYMNAKIPAFEGEKKRNIKFTFKTGSFDLINPSVYWEQKFSDRLSSSLSLDYTNSSGKYKFRYKVDNKLDDRGGYDTTAVRQNGDIQLFRLEQALFGKIKDGEWKTRLYFYASERGYPGAIVKEEPGRFKHEDRQKDRNIFLQTSIRKRITDSYSIRLSGKYAYDYLYYESDTLIQKLRNTYMLHDFYISSANLFGILPFWTANISADFQWNKMNSDIKEFIYPQRWSGWIAAATSFDLQRLKIQASILGTFVHETTREDKKDIQRDWQKVTPTVMASWQPFHEEQLFLRAFYKDIFRMPTFAEMHLAYMGSLSSYLKPEFTKQHNIGILYSKNVTPSLYMQGQVDAYYNEVTDKLLAVPGGVNFRWTMMNVGFVKIKGIDMSLSATNRFSKELTIDAQLNYTWQKAQDYSPITVESDTITYKGQIAYIPTHSGSAILSAAYRSWTLSYSFIYTGERFTGSANIARNRLQPWYTSDLALGRSFRWNKSDLKATVEVNNLFNQAYDVVLNYPMPGTNYKFILNITL; encoded by the coding sequence ATGAGATTTTTCATTATTGTCAGAACCGGCTTTATTGCCGCTGTTCTTCTTGTGGTCAATTCCGTTGCTGCGCAGGATACCGACTCCATCACCACCTATTCGTTGGAGGAACTCGTGGTGTCGGCGCGAAGGATTCAAATGGATGTGATCCCGGTGCAGACACTGTCGGGTCAGCTCCTGGAAAACCTGAGTGCCCATTCGGTAGCCGATGCCCTGCGCTATTTCTCCGGCGTGCAACTTAAAGACTACGGAGGGATCGGTGGGCTTAAGACAGTGAATGTGAGAAGCATGGGGAGCCAGCATGTGGGAGTGTTTTATGACGGTATAGAGATTGACAACCCACAAAACGGTGTGGTCGATTTAGGTAGATATTCCCTGGATAATATAGAGGCCGTGTCGCTCTATAACGGCCAGAAAAGCGCCATATTCCAACCGGCCAAAGATTATGCCTCCGCCAGTTCCATCTATATGAATGCGAAAATCCCGGCGTTCGAAGGCGAAAAAAAACGTAATATAAAATTCACATTTAAAACAGGATCTTTTGACCTGATCAACCCATCGGTATATTGGGAACAAAAGTTCTCAGACAGATTATCTTCTTCCCTAAGCCTCGATTATACCAACTCTTCGGGAAAATATAAGTTCAGGTATAAAGTGGATAATAAGCTGGACGACCGGGGCGGGTATGATACAACCGCTGTTCGGCAGAACGGGGATATCCAATTGTTCAGGCTGGAACAGGCGCTGTTCGGCAAAATAAAGGACGGGGAATGGAAAACACGTCTCTATTTTTATGCCTCGGAACGAGGTTATCCGGGAGCGATCGTCAAAGAAGAACCGGGACGCTTTAAACACGAAGATCGCCAAAAAGACCGGAATATCTTCCTGCAGACATCCATAAGGAAACGGATTACAGACTCCTACTCGATCAGACTATCCGGAAAGTATGCCTACGATTACCTCTATTATGAGTCCGATACCCTGATACAGAAACTGCGTAACACATATATGCTGCACGATTTTTATATCTCGTCGGCCAATCTGTTCGGGATTCTCCCCTTTTGGACGGCCAATATCTCTGCGGATTTTCAATGGAATAAAATGAATTCCGATATAAAGGAATTTATCTATCCGCAACGCTGGTCTGGCTGGATTGCGGCGGCAACGTCGTTCGACCTGCAAAGGCTGAAAATACAGGCAAGTATCCTGGGAACTTTTGTGCATGAAACGACCCGGGAAGATAAAAAGGATATCCAGCGTGACTGGCAAAAAGTGACACCTACCGTGATGGCTTCATGGCAGCCGTTTCATGAAGAGCAGCTTTTTCTGAGGGCTTTTTATAAGGATATATTCCGCATGCCTACATTTGCCGAGATGCATCTGGCCTACATGGGAAGTCTCTCGTCCTACCTGAAGCCTGAATTTACGAAGCAACACAATATAGGTATCCTGTATTCAAAAAATGTCACCCCTTCATTGTATATGCAGGGACAGGTGGATGCCTACTATAATGAAGTGACCGATAAGCTTCTGGCAGTCCCCGGCGGAGTGAATTTCCGGTGGACGATGATGAATGTGGGCTTTGTAAAGATAAAGGGCATAGATATGTCACTCTCGGCTACGAACCGGTTCAGTAAAGAACTGACCATCGATGCGCAACTAAACTACACCTGGCAGAAAGCACAGGATTACAGCCCTATCACCGTAGAGAGCGATACCATCACTTACAAGGGACAGATCGCTTACATCCCGACCCATAGCGGATCGGCAATTCTGAGTGCTGCTTACCGCTCATGGACTCTGTCATACAGTTTTATTTATACCGGCGAACGGTTTACCGGAAGTGCCAATATTGCCCGTAACCGGCTGCAACCGTGGTACACAAGCGATCTGGCATTGGGGCGTTCGTTCCGGTGGAATAAGTCAGACTTGAAAGCAACGGTGGAAGTGAATAACCTGTTTAACCAGGCTTATGATGTGGTATTGAATTACCCGATGCCGGGTACAAATTATAAATTTATTCTCAACATTACATTATAA
- a CDS encoding YncE family protein: MQIDLHKILWPLLIIGLILFDSCRGEEEELIPPVVTPVAPGESGPVKGFFLLNEANMGSNKASIDYFDSESGYYYQNIYPLINPTIAHELGDVGNDIQIYGDKLYAVINVSGYIEVMDVKTGKHVNSLTIPNCRYIVFDKGYAYVSSYNGPVKIEPDAPLGCVVKIDTVTMREVGRVTVGYQPEEMVIRDNKLYVANSGGYRVPDYDNTVSVIDLDNFREVKKITVGINLHRLELDSDHNIYVSSRGDYKYTSSNTYIIGKNDMVTKSLNLPCSEMTAIGDSIYMYSVEWSHITQRNTITYAIVNTKTQTVVSRNFITDRTDKQIVTPYGIAVHPENRDIYVTDAKDYVSPGVLYCFDKYGKRKWAVVTGEIPAHIVFTRYRLQGISSLVAGNN, from the coding sequence ATGCAGATAGATTTACATAAAATTTTGTGGCCCCTTTTAATCATTGGCCTCATTCTTTTCGACTCATGCAGGGGTGAAGAAGAGGAACTTATCCCGCCCGTGGTCACCCCCGTTGCGCCGGGAGAGTCGGGTCCTGTAAAAGGATTTTTCCTGCTGAACGAGGCCAATATGGGAAGTAACAAAGCCTCCATTGATTATTTCGACAGTGAGTCGGGATACTATTATCAGAATATTTATCCTCTCATTAATCCGACCATAGCGCATGAGCTGGGCGATGTAGGCAATGATATCCAGATCTATGGCGACAAGTTGTATGCCGTGATCAATGTGTCGGGATATATCGAGGTGATGGACGTGAAAACCGGGAAACATGTGAATTCCCTGACGATACCTAACTGTCGTTATATCGTTTTTGACAAAGGATATGCCTATGTGAGTTCCTATAACGGCCCGGTAAAGATTGAACCGGATGCACCGCTCGGATGCGTGGTCAAAATAGACACCGTAACCATGAGAGAAGTCGGGCGTGTTACTGTGGGGTATCAACCCGAAGAGATGGTGATCCGGGATAATAAACTATATGTCGCCAATTCGGGAGGCTACCGTGTGCCGGACTACGACAATACCGTGTCGGTGATAGACCTGGATAATTTCCGGGAAGTGAAAAAGATAACGGTCGGTATCAATCTGCACCGGTTGGAACTCGATAGCGATCACAATATCTATGTAAGTTCCCGGGGAGATTACAAGTACACCTCTTCCAATACTTATATCATCGGAAAGAACGATATGGTGACCAAATCACTCAATCTGCCCTGTTCTGAAATGACAGCAATAGGAGACTCTATCTATATGTACAGTGTTGAATGGAGCCATATCACCCAGAGAAACACCATCACCTACGCAATTGTCAACACAAAAACACAGACAGTGGTATCCCGTAATTTCATTACGGACAGGACGGACAAACAGATTGTAACGCCCTATGGTATCGCCGTCCACCCGGAAAACAGGGATATTTACGTAACCGATGCAAAGGATTATGTCAGTCCGGGTGTATTGTATTGTTTTGATAAGTATGGTAAACGCAAATGGGCTGTGGTGACGGGAGAAATTCCTGCGCATATCGTATTTACGAGGTATCGGTTGCAGGGGATTTCATCGCTGGTAGCTGGAAACAATTAA
- the nrdD gene encoding anaerobic ribonucleoside-triphosphate reductase has translation MGNQTIQILKRDGKHVPFSIKKIENAVAKAFLSVGAFATEDDFIAILSRLHISDGMTVEEIQNQVETALMAEKYFAVAKSYMLYRQKHTETREIRDNLNFLMNYCDAQNAATGSKFDSNANVEKKNIATLIGELPKKSFIDLNRKMITDRLKEMYGKELADKYIGMLNEHFIYKNDETSLANYCASITMYPWLLNGTLAIGGNSTPPTNLKSFCGGFINMVFMVSSMLSGACATPEFLMYLDYFIRKEYGDDYFTRHRDVVDLSKRQRSLDKVITDCFEQIVYSINQPTGARNFQAVFWNISYYDKYYFENLFGEFQFPDGSRPVWDSLSWLQKRFMRWFNKERTKTVLTFPVETMALLSKEDDVMDTEYADFTAEMYAKGHSFFTYMSDNADSLSSCCRLRNEIQDNGFSYTLGAGGVSTGSKSVLTINLNRCIQFAKRTGQSYTAFLEEVVDLTHKVQTAYNENLKMFQQKGMLPLFDAGFINISRQYLTIGVNGLVEAAESLGIEINHNPRYVAFVQEILGIIERYNKKYRSKELMFNCEMIPAENVGVKHAKWDREDGYSVPRDCYNSYFYRVEDSSLNVIDKFRLHGRDYIEHLTGGSALHMNLEEHLSKAQYRQLLRVAAAEGCNYFTFNIPNTVCNDCGKIDKRYLKQCPVCASRNLDYLTRIIGYMKRVSNFSVPRQAEASKRFYGKLESEKETVGY, from the coding sequence ATGGGAAACCAAACAATTCAGATCCTGAAACGGGACGGTAAACATGTCCCCTTCTCTATTAAAAAGATAGAAAATGCCGTTGCAAAAGCATTTCTCTCGGTAGGCGCATTCGCCACCGAAGATGATTTCATCGCTATCCTCTCGCGCCTTCACATCTCCGACGGGATGACCGTGGAAGAGATCCAGAACCAGGTGGAAACGGCGCTGATGGCAGAAAAATATTTTGCCGTCGCGAAATCCTATATGCTTTACCGCCAAAAGCATACCGAAACGCGTGAGATCCGGGACAACCTGAACTTCCTGATGAATTATTGCGATGCGCAAAATGCTGCCACGGGAAGTAAATTCGACTCCAATGCCAATGTGGAGAAGAAAAACATCGCCACGCTTATCGGCGAACTACCCAAAAAGAGCTTTATCGACCTGAATCGGAAGATGATCACCGACCGGCTGAAGGAGATGTACGGGAAGGAACTGGCGGATAAATATATCGGCATGCTGAACGAGCATTTCATCTATAAAAACGATGAAACCAGTCTGGCCAACTATTGCGCCAGCATCACCATGTATCCCTGGCTACTGAACGGTACCCTTGCCATCGGCGGGAACTCTACACCGCCGACCAACCTGAAATCGTTTTGCGGCGGATTCATCAATATGGTATTCATGGTGTCGAGCATGCTGAGCGGCGCCTGCGCTACACCTGAGTTTCTGATGTACCTGGACTATTTCATCCGCAAAGAGTATGGCGACGACTATTTTACACGCCACAGGGATGTGGTCGACCTCTCTAAACGACAACGCTCCCTCGACAAGGTGATCACCGACTGCTTCGAGCAAATCGTCTACTCCATCAACCAGCCCACCGGGGCACGTAATTTCCAGGCTGTCTTCTGGAATATCTCCTACTACGACAAATACTACTTCGAAAACCTGTTCGGCGAATTTCAGTTTCCCGACGGCTCCCGTCCGGTATGGGATTCACTCAGTTGGCTGCAGAAACGCTTTATGCGGTGGTTCAACAAAGAGCGGACCAAGACCGTACTCACCTTTCCGGTAGAAACCATGGCGTTGCTCTCGAAAGAGGATGATGTGATGGATACCGAATATGCCGATTTTACGGCTGAAATGTATGCCAAAGGGCACTCGTTCTTCACCTACATGAGCGACAATGCCGACTCGCTGTCGAGTTGCTGTCGCCTGCGCAATGAAATTCAGGACAACGGGTTCAGCTACACATTGGGAGCCGGAGGAGTCTCCACCGGTTCGAAAAGCGTGCTTACCATCAACCTGAACCGCTGCATCCAGTTCGCGAAACGTACCGGACAATCCTACACGGCATTTCTCGAAGAGGTGGTCGATTTAACCCACAAAGTACAGACCGCTTATAATGAAAACCTGAAAATGTTCCAGCAGAAAGGGATGCTGCCCCTGTTCGATGCGGGATTTATCAATATCAGCCGACAGTACCTGACCATCGGCGTGAACGGGTTGGTAGAAGCTGCCGAATCACTGGGCATCGAGATCAACCATAATCCCCGTTACGTGGCATTTGTACAGGAAATATTGGGGATCATCGAAAGGTACAATAAAAAATACCGGTCGAAAGAACTGATGTTCAACTGCGAAATGATCCCTGCCGAAAATGTGGGTGTAAAGCATGCCAAATGGGACAGGGAGGATGGATATTCAGTACCCCGTGATTGCTATAACAGCTATTTCTACCGGGTGGAAGACTCATCCCTGAATGTGATCGATAAGTTCCGCCTGCATGGACGCGATTATATCGAGCACCTGACAGGCGGATCTGCGCTCCATATGAACCTGGAAGAACATCTCTCAAAAGCGCAATACCGCCAGCTGCTGCGGGTAGCAGCCGCAGAAGGGTGCAATTACTTCACCTTTAATATTCCGAATACGGTATGTAACGATTGCGGAAAGATCGATAAACGCTATCTGAAACAGTGCCCCGTATGCGCTTCCAGGAATCTGGATTATCTTACACGTATCATCGGTTATATGAAACGGGTAAGTAACTTCTCTGTTCCGCGTCAGGCAGAAGCATCCAAAAGGTTTTACGGGAAGCTGGAATCGGAGAAAGAGACGGTGGGATATTAA